A segment of the Lolium perenne isolate Kyuss_39 chromosome 3, Kyuss_2.0, whole genome shotgun sequence genome:
gcgactaaagggggggcctttagtcccgcatatttaatcccggttgcgcaatCGGTATTAATGGaggttgcgaaccgcgactaatggacctttttccaccagtgttaaCATTATAGTTTCTTATATATATACGGACATTTAATTTTCTATTTTATTAAATTTCATTGAGTATGTAGTATTTTTCTGAGTGATACATAAACATTTATTGGGAAACATATGGACAAGTCATTTTCACACTATGGACATTTTTTCTGAAATATATGAACAGTTTTCGCACACACATATATTTTTCTTACATCTACGGGAACAATAACTTCAGTGTATGTCAACAATTTTTGTATatagcttaatttttcattttacaTTTCAAATATATCTTCATTCTTATAAAGATTTGAGATTATGGCGGTCCGTTCACCCTTATGACATTACGTCTTGAGGTGGCAGGAAATTAATTACCTAAAGTAGTAGACATGTACCATTATCTTTTGATTTGTATTCAGATTAATGTAGAATTTTGGATATTTTTTCATTTCATAAGTTAAAGGGCTATGATGGCACCAGGGTTTAAATAACTCAAGCGTTGAAAGAAAAGATTCTCTGTGATTTTGACCAGATCACAAATAGCACGAAAATTTCTCTAACGACAACAAGCTCGGTCAGGGCGATTTCGGCGCCGTTTATAAGGTATGCAAGCACACACACATACAAACTGTGACTTTATTCGGAACAACACACACATTCCAATCCTTTGGTGTCAGCTTGAGTTTACTGGGCTATTATATACAGTAGTTGAGTTGTTTGTGTTCTAGGGTAAACAAATTTGAGTTTGTGGCGGTCTGTTCACCCTGATGATATTACTTCTTGAATTGCCAGGAAATGAACTACCTAAAGCAGTAGACACGTATGGTTATCATTTGACTTGTTATTTTGATTAAAGTAGAATTTTGGATATTTTTATTTTGCATAAGTTAAGGGCTATGATGGCACCAGCGGTTAAACAACTCAAGAGATTATAGTAAAAGTTTTCTCTATGATTTTAACCAGACCGCAAGTGCCTCCACAAATTTCTCTGATGAAAACAAGCTCGGTGAGGGCAACTTCGGCGCCATTTACAGTGTATGCACTCACATTGAAACACTGACTTTATTGGGAACAACACACACATTCAGATCCTTTGGTGTCTTTGCTTTCAGTTCACTGAGCTAAAATATATTCAAGGTCTTTGTGCTCTAGGGCGAACTGATTGTTGGCAGGCTTGAGATCGCTATTAAGGGGTTCTCATCTTGGCGCAGGGGCTAATGGAGTTCAAGACCTAGCCAGCTTGTTGCCAAGCTGCAGCACAGGAATCTTGTCAGACTCCTGGTCTGCTGCATCCATGCCGAGGAGAAGATGCTATACTGCACGCACAGCTCATGGGCATCTCCACCAAGTTAAACTTTTAGCCACATTTCGGTCACCAACTCTACAAGACAGTAGGAAAGCCCATTCTCACAATAATATTTACAGGATCTTATTACTTCACTCTGGCTGACTAGACGATACTACTTCCATCACGCATTGAAAATATTCTAGCTGTCTCGTATGAGAATGAACATAAGACTGCAAGTTGGTTCCCTCCAACATCTCAAATCAAAACAACTCTTCAAATTTTCTCAACCCCATGGATCAATCGGTTAAAAGAGAAGACAAAAGTGAAAAAGATCATGCCAGTGCACCATGTAATATATACATGAGAAGAGAGAGGTGAACCCATACATTCAGTATCCATGCAGCTCACACTTCAACCGTGTATTTCTGGCAGGAATGCACAACAAAGGGCATgaaggtttcacatgaaatgtttTCCGGTTTCAGTTTATCACCAGCAATGCCATGGTGGAAACGAAAATACCTCCATGAATGGAATTTCTACGATAATATTCAGACCAGTAATGCGGTCATGAACCATCAGTTTGCAGCACATAATTTCCAGCCAAACATGACATATGATTGACCAATGCCAACTTTATCCGCAGGCCAGTACCAGAGTTCCGCAACAACGAAACCTTGCGGAGAAAGAATTTGCAGGTCAGAACTTGCAAACATGAACATAGTATTTCAGTTACCCTTGCAAACATGAACATAGTATTTTAGTTACCCTTGCAAACATGAacatagggtgtgtttggtagcccggctcATCTCAGATTCTCTATCTCCCCTCATACATGTTGAcctcagagcatctccaacaggcgcgctaaaTCTTGGCGCTGTAAAAGCGCTTTACAGCACGCTCTATCCATGTTTTGTGCGTGAGGGCATATTCACCTCCAACAGAAGCTCTAAACCTTGGAGCTGTAAAAATATGTACCTATTTCTGCGCGCGACGGATACAGCGCGCTCTTTCCGGCGCGGTAGATATAGTGCACGATATAGCGCTTTTGCCCCAAGCTGTATTTTACAGCGCGGGATAGAGCGTCTGTTGGAGCATAATTTTACGCCCGCGCGCTAAACCAGCCGCTTTTTTGGATACAGCGCGGGATagagcgcctgttggagatgctctcatACATGCTCAACTCAGATTTGTTGCTTGTTTGGTAGCCTGTATCAGTTGAGAGATGGCGAGTTCAGATGGTGTTTGGTAAAGGTTGTATAGGGTGAGACGTGCTGGGTGGAAAAAATTACACAAAGGTCCttaagaaaaaaaatcaaaaagcaatcgggtcctttGTACTGGTGGCGGCGTCCTGGCGGAGCACTGGTGGCGTCACGGCGGCTTCCTGCCGGTGCGGCGCGTCGTCCTGGCCGGTGCGGCGCGTCGTCCTGGCCGGTGCGGCGCGTCGTCTGGCAGTGCGGCGCGTCCTGGCCGGTGCGGCGTCTTCCTGGCCGGTGCGGCGTCTTCCTGGCGGCGCGTCCTCGCGGCGGATTCCTGGCGGTGCGGCGCGTCGTCGAGACGGCATGGTTCCGTGCTCCTGCTCGCGACGGGAGAGGAGGAGGTTGGGGTGCGGGTGGCGCGTCGTCGAGACGGCGGGAGGGAGGCGGCGGCATGGTTCCGTGCTCCTGCTCGCGACGGGAGAGGAGGAGGTTGGGGCACGGGTGGGAAGCGAGAGGAGGACGAGGGGGCGAATGAACGGGTCGCCAGGGGGTCTGGGGGGTGCGATGGGGCCCGAAACAGTGTTTCGCGGGATGAGGAGAGCCCGGGCGAGGAGggaagctcgatttgagcttcgcTCCTCAGCCTGGCTCTGAGGCGTTTTTCGTATGAGGTCGCCAGTGCTGAGAAGGCCCGACCCGACCTAACAAACACGTTCTCTCTCAAATATCTCGGTTGAGATGGGAAAATCTGTGCTcccccgggctaccaaacacacccataGTATTTTAGTTACCcttgagaaccaacctgaggttgggtggttaggacggTGGTTGTACCCCTAGCCCACTAGAGtttaaaccccaggtttgacatatgtgtgtctcataaaggcggaatatttattcagtgggaggcgacatttccgtcgacagcgaggcgcctgtggtgacttcgtcaatttcaagatcctatCCAtcagctcagtcttccggaggtgctcatagggtagggtgtgcgtgtgtgcgttcataggggtgagtgtatgcgcgtgtatgtgagcgcctgTGTTTGtagtgtgtttctcaaaaaaaaagtattttagttACCCTTAAACTTAGGCTTTCTACAACCTGCTAAaatgatcttttttttttttgagaatttagTAAAATGAACTAAAACAGACCAAAATAGGGCTCAGGAGAAATGCTTGAGGCGAGGTTGCCTTATTGCAGCTATAGtggggtgatgcattggcaccagcctaaatTCGGATGAGCTTACACCTCGGACCCACCACCGACCCCACCAGCCACTAAAATTTACGATACACCCTCCCAAACAGAAACAGAACCCGTGCACAGAACACACGTGGAGGGCAAATCCGCCATCTGGCTCACCCGACAACCTTTTATACACACGGTCAGCGGCAAACTCTCCATACCACCCTCGCCAAGACTCGTGCAGCTTCAAAAAACACAGGGGTAAATCCGTAATTACCTACCCAAAACAAATCGCCTTTCTCCGCAGCCGAACCCCACCTGCTCCGCCTCCGAGATGGGCCAGCTCCTAATCCGGTAATcccctgcaccaccaccaccaccaccaccgccattcCCACCACCTCCACCGGGCGGCGCTCGCGATGgggcacctcctcctcctctcgcccTCGCCCTCGCCCTCGCCGCCGCTCGCCTGCCGCCAtcgctcccccgccgccgccgccggccgccaccgCGCGCGGAGAGGCGCGCCCATCGTCGCCTCGTCCTCCGACGGCGGGCCGTCTACCCCGTCCCACGCGCCGGGGCACGTGCTCGCGCGCCGGGCCGTGCTCCTCGGCGTCTCGGCGCTCCCGCTCCTCCGCGACACCGCCGCCAAGGCCGCCGCGCCCAGCAGCGGCGGACTCGTGACCGGTCAGTGTCGTGTCGCACTCCGTCTCAGGATTCGTTTGTTCGTGTTGATTCTGTTCTGTATGTGTTCGCCCAATCTGTCTGATATACTACTGTTCGAGGAAAAGGGTTTTATCCCACATTTTCCCTCAACTGACCAACGTTATAAAGATTACTGGCCAATACATGAGATGTTACAGGTCAAGAATATTTCTGctgaaattcaaatttaaacatgaaTCTCTGTTGCGTTTTTCTAGAAAATCACCCAGAGCTCAATAGTACTCTGTAAATTATAGCTTAGGTCTACAAAGTTGTTTTTCGAACAGAAATTCTCTACATATTAACATGCTTTTATAAAACGTTGGTCATGACTGCTGATAATTCCTCAAACTAAATCCTACCCTTGATCTGTGCCACGCCGCAAAGGTTCATCTCTAGGTTTTGTAGAAATAGGTTCGTACGTGCAATGCAGCATCGGTCAGTTTGGACATGGCAGAAATCATGCATTTGAGTGTAGTCGGTGTGGCACGGCAGGGCTTAATTCTGACATTATGATTGAACAGCTGTGAAATTAGAGTTATCCAGTCATGCACCCATTACTCACGACTTATCTCAAGTGAATTTCGAGTTTGATTATGGCATATGATTCAGATGTCACTTCTTAATTTCATCGCAGTTTTTGGCATGTCATTACCCCAAGGGTTTATTAGAAGAAAGGGGATCCTTGCCCCCAAGATAGATCAGCAAGCTCAGAATTGCTACaaaactttcaagattggacgtaATAAAATCATCTGTAAACCTAACAAGGCCGTACTTGATGGTCAGAACTTCCCCCCTTCATTTTAAATAGGCATACTATAAAGATAGGATTTATGAATATTGTAGAAAATCATACTGGGATCTACTATCATGAGTTCCTTTGTCTTCCTTGTTTGTATAAATATTTTCTAGTGTACCTGCGAACTCATCATCGTCTCACTTGACTGTTTACTATTTGAATCTCCTTTTTATTATTAACTGAAACTAGACCTGAGTATCACTTGTGGCCTTTTACTGAGTGAGATTCCTTTGAATTGCTCTGTCTTTGTGCTGTCCTGGTGCTCCTCATTGGCATCACAATAGACTTACAATCTAGTGCTTGCTCACTCGTACAACTAACTTAGAAATATTTTGTAAACACATCGGATATAGTTCATTTGTTTTTGCATGTATCATGGTTTGGCAAAGTTAGATAATCATTTGATGTTGCTTTCTCATTGTAGAGACGAAGGATGTCTCAAAGGTTGATGAACCACAGCCTGCAGTAACTCAGGCAGAAGCTCCTCTACTTGAAGCCCCTAAACCTGAATCACCCTTACCAGTGGTGCAAGAACAACCTCCAGGAAATCCACTTGCTGGTCTTCTGAATGCAATTGCAGTTGTTGCCTCAGGTGTTCTTGCTGCATTGTATGGTACTTCTCGACAGGAAAAGGAGACCTTGCAATCAGCCATCTCATCTGTAAATCATCTGCCAACCTGTACTTAGTGTCTGCTACTGCTGTTTGTCTGTTATGATATATGCCGATTTGTAATTTAGTATAGCCTTACTGATAATCATGCCTTACTAGTCCTTGCTGAATGCCGTGCATATCTCTCTTTCAGAATTGACACCACCTTCTGTACTCTTTATTGCGATTATATTTGGAAAGTCTTGATTAAGTGATAAATATGGCGCATATCCTACGTACATTGCTTTTCGCGAAAATATCAAAAGATTCAGTTGAGGGGCTAAGTTAATATGGAATATTTGACAATAAGTTCAAGAAAGTTGCTCATGCATTTTTTGAATTTCTTCATTTGCGATCTTACCTTTGTGTTTATCTGTCTTATTATATGGTGGAGATTGGCTAGCCTGTTTGTCCTTGATTAGTGTTTTTTACATGTTAGCCATCTGTTGAGCCTCACTATGTCTTAGCGTATTTTCCACTCATTTGACTATCTTTTGAAGTGCTCTGTGATATTCTGGTAAGTATAGGACTCAGGGATAAACATGCACGCATTAATACTCTTATTTCCCGCCATACTGTGATTTTAATTGGCTCTCTCAAGAGTATAACTCGCATAGGGATGCAACAAGTATTTTAAGTTCTTTAATACCTTGAAGTCTATATTTGTTCAATGGACATATGAAAATGGGATATTTATCTGATATGTCTATAATGCTATTTTTCAGTTGGAGAGCAAGTTGGCTGAAAAAGAGGCAGCAATCTCTTTCACGAGGGACAACTATGAGAAAAGGTTGCTAGAGCAACAGGCAGCACAAAAGAAGCAATCGATAAAGTTCCAGGAGCAGGAAGCTTCTCTCTTAGATCAATTGGCTTCAACAAAAAAGACTGTAACATCGCTAAGCGAAGAATTCAGAAGGAAGAAGACAAGGGCTGAGGAGCTTAAAGATGAAATTCGGCGACTAGAGAGTAGTATTGCACAAGCTGGGAATGCCAAAGATGCGCTTGAAGCCAAACTGGCAGAGAAAGTGGATGAAACTAATGTGTTGCAGGAAAAAATAATTCTTCTCAGACAAGAAACTGACAGTAAGGAAAAACACATCAAGGAACTCAGCTCATTACTTTCTTCGAAGGAAGCAGACTACGAGAATCTTTGCTCTTTCTCTGATCAAACTAAAGAGAGCCTGGATCTTGCAAATGCTAAAATACAGCGTCTGGAGGAAGAGATTCATGCAACGAAAAACGATCTTGCTTCTAAGACATCTTCAATTGATTCACTAAGTGAGAAGCTTCAAATATTGAACTCTGCAAAGAATGAAGCTGAGGAAAAAATAGAAGAGTTAAGGAAAGAGTATGCAGACTTGAAGGCTTCTTCTGAGACAAGAGCAAATCAAGATTCCATGCTACTCTCTGAGAAAGATGTTCTAATCaagcagatggaaggaaagctctcTGTTGCATTAAGTGACTCCAATAAAGACCATGAAATCATTCTCAAATTGAACCAGGAATTGGATGCCACCAAAGCAATGCTAGAAAATGAAGTCGTTGCAGTGAAAAGTTTAAGAGATTCCCTTCAATCCACTGAAGAGACCCTAAGTGATTCCAGAGCTGAGGTTTCCAAACTTTCAGATGAACTTTCTGAAGCAAATAGAATGAATCAGGACCTGGTATTGCAGATTTCAAACCTCCAAACCGAGTTCAATGAAATGCAAGATGGTCTGAATTCCAAGCTTGGAGAGGTAGAATCAATATCTAGAGCTCTGTCAGATGAGCTGGTATCAGTTAAAGAGATGGTTCAGAAGGGgcaggaagaacttgaagctacATCTAAAGAGCTTGCATCTGTCGTGGAAGCTCGTGACAATCTGAAGAAAGAATTGCTGGATGTGTATAAGAAGTTCGAGTCCACGACACAGGAGCTTGTCGATGAAAGGAGAATCGTGACTACCTTGAATAGGGAGCTTGAAGCTTTGGCCAAACAGCTGCAGGTAGATTCCCAAGCACGAAGAGCCCTCGAAGCAGACCTGGACGAGGCAACCAGATCACTTGACGAGATGAACACGAGTGCACTGTCACTGTCTAAGGCGCTAGAGACGACTCATTCTAAGAACGCCACTCTCGAGGCAGAGAAAGAGATGCTATCAAAAGCTCTGGATGAGCAACAGAAAATCACTACCGTGGCTCAGGAAAACAGCGAGGATGCTCAGAATCTTATCACAATACTTCAGACAGAGAAGGAGACCTTTGAAATGAGGTCTAGACACCTTGAAGAGGAGCTGGCGTTAGCGAAGGGTGAGATGCTGCGCCTAAGGAGGCAGATTAGTGCAAGCAAATCCCAGAAAACAAGAATTCTTCCCAGAACAAGCGCACCCACCGAGAGCAGCACTGTtcctgggacaagttcgcccacaGAGACCAGCACTGTTTCCAGTACAAGTGTACCTGCAGAGAGTAGCCAGCCCCTGAATGAGCAACCTGTGAATGATCGTGATCAGAAGACCGTCAGGGTTACTGCTGGGACTCCATATACTGTAAAAAGAACTACTAGGAGAAGAAAAGGTGGTGCGTAGACATGATTCTGCTTGAGAGTCCAGTAGAGAAGAACCATCTTCGTTTCCTTTTGTTTAGCCATCAGTTATAAATTCATTTCTGAAACTACTATGCTGTGCAAGGTAGCATTGGTCCGTTTTAGTATTATTTCGTTTGCTTCTTTGTAACTGTTCAAGACATCCTGTTCCTTCCTCGTAATTCCTGTGTCACGTCATTTGAAAAATTTACATGTGTGTACAGATGAATTTTGAACGGCCAACACGATGGAGAATTTCAGTATATGTAGTTACTGTGAAATGTTCATATATGTTATTCACTTATTTTCGTTTGGGTCTTTGCGTTAAGTTGATTGTTGCACTATATTTTTGGTGAATAGCAGGacatgatatgatatgcatgttGTGCTGCTACATTTATCAATTTCAGCACTCTTGGTTGCGTGGCGCAAATGATTGTTTGACTGCTGAACTGTATCTTCATTCATTTTATGTTCAGGTTGTGTTCATAGATATTTTCTGACATGATTTTACATGCTTGTAGGTTTTGTGCTCAGTTGGTGGTGGCTGGACCAAGAGTCAATCCACCGTCCTGGTCTGGTCTTTTTCGAGTGAAACTGGTCTGCCCTGGCCAGACTTGA
Coding sequences within it:
- the LOC127341649 gene encoding uncharacterized protein isoform X1 — encoded protein: MGHLLLLSPSPSPSPPLACRHRSPAAAAGRHRARRGAPIVASSSDGGPSTPSHAPGHVLARRAVLLGVSALPLLRDTAAKAAAPSSGGLVTVFGMSLPQGFIRRKGILAPKIDQQAQNCYKTFKIGRNKIICKPNKAVLDETKDVSKVDEPQPAVTQAEAPLLEAPKPESPLPVVQEQPPGNPLAGLLNAIAVVASGVLAALYGTSRQEKETLQSAISSLESKLAEKEAAISFTRDNYEKRLLEQQAAQKKQSIKFQEQEASLLDQLASTKKTVTSLSEEFRRKKTRAEELKDEIRRLESSIAQAGNAKDALEAKLAEKVDETNVLQEKIILLRQETDSKEKHIKELSSLLSSKEADYENLCSFSDQTKESLDLANAKIQRLEEEIHATKNDLASKTSSIDSLSEKLQILNSAKNEAEEKIEELRKEYADLKASSETRANQDSMLLSEKDVLIKQMEGKLSVALSDSNKDHEIILKLNQELDATKAMLENEVVAVKSLRDSLQSTEETLSDSRAEVSKLSDELSEANRMNQDLVLQISNLQTEFNEMQDGLNSKLGEVESISRALSDELVSVKEMVQKGQEELEATSKELASVVEARDNLKKELLDVYKKFESTTQELVDERRIVTTLNRELEALAKQLQVDSQARRALEADLDEATRSLDEMNTSALSLSKALETTHSKNATLEAEKEMLSKALDEQQKITTVAQENSEDAQNLITILQTEKETFEMRSRHLEEELALAKGEMLRLRRQISASKSQKTRILPRTSAPTESSTVPGTSSPTETSTVSSTSVPAESSQPLNEQPVNDRDQKTVRVTAGTPYTVKRTTRRRKGGA
- the LOC127341649 gene encoding uncharacterized protein isoform X2: MGHLLLLSPSPSPSPPLACRHRSPAAAAGRHRARRGAPIVASSSDGGPSTPSHAPGHVLARRAVLLGVSALPLLRDTAAKAAAPSSGGLVTETKDVSKVDEPQPAVTQAEAPLLEAPKPESPLPVVQEQPPGNPLAGLLNAIAVVASGVLAALYGTSRQEKETLQSAISSLESKLAEKEAAISFTRDNYEKRLLEQQAAQKKQSIKFQEQEASLLDQLASTKKTVTSLSEEFRRKKTRAEELKDEIRRLESSIAQAGNAKDALEAKLAEKVDETNVLQEKIILLRQETDSKEKHIKELSSLLSSKEADYENLCSFSDQTKESLDLANAKIQRLEEEIHATKNDLASKTSSIDSLSEKLQILNSAKNEAEEKIEELRKEYADLKASSETRANQDSMLLSEKDVLIKQMEGKLSVALSDSNKDHEIILKLNQELDATKAMLENEVVAVKSLRDSLQSTEETLSDSRAEVSKLSDELSEANRMNQDLVLQISNLQTEFNEMQDGLNSKLGEVESISRALSDELVSVKEMVQKGQEELEATSKELASVVEARDNLKKELLDVYKKFESTTQELVDERRIVTTLNRELEALAKQLQVDSQARRALEADLDEATRSLDEMNTSALSLSKALETTHSKNATLEAEKEMLSKALDEQQKITTVAQENSEDAQNLITILQTEKETFEMRSRHLEEELALAKGEMLRLRRQISASKSQKTRILPRTSAPTESSTVPGTSSPTETSTVSSTSVPAESSQPLNEQPVNDRDQKTVRVTAGTPYTVKRTTRRRKGGA